The Candidatus Methylomirabilota bacterium genome segment GCCTCGGCCTCGGCCGTCCGCTCGGCTTTGAGCATGTCGCGATAGCCGGAGAGGGCCGCGACCTCGTCGATCAGGGCCGGCACGGCCAGACTTTCGCGGAGGGCGCCAAGCTTGGCGATGAGCTTTCCGAAATCCTCGAGGGCCCGTCGCGCCTTGGCCGTCAGGTCGGGCGAGGGCGCCGCGCTGGCCGTGAGCAGCGAGAGGCCGCGCGCCCGGGCACTCTCGGCGAGCCGGTCGAGCGTGGCCTTGCCGATCCCACGGCTCGGCGCCGCCACCGCGCGTCGGAAGGCGACATCGTCCAGGGGGTTGACCACCAGACGCAGATATGCGAGGAGGTCCTTGACCTCGCGCCGCTCGTAGAAGCGCACCCCGCCCACGATGACGTAGGGGATGCTGGCCCGGCGCAGCGCATCTTCCAGGACGCGGGATTGCGCATTGGTGCGATAGAAGACGGCCACGTCGCGATAGTCCGCCCCTGCCGCGTGCTGCGAGCGGATGGTCTGGGCCACCCAGCCCGCTTCCTCGTTCTCGTCCCAGGCGCGGTAGACCTGCGCCCGGTCGCCCTCGGCATTCTCCGTCCACAGACGCTTGTCGCGCCGCGCGGCATTGTGGGCGATGACGCCGGAGGCGATATCCAGAATGCGCTTGGTCGAGCGATAGTTCTGCTCGAGGGGGACGACCAGGCAGTCGGGAAAGTCCTTCTCGAAATCCAGGATGTTCCGGAGATCGGCGCCCCGCCAGCGGTACACGGACTGGTCGGGGTCTCCCACCACGCAGAGGTTGCGGTGGGCCTCGGTGAGGAGCTGGACGATGCGGTACTGCGCGCGATTGGTGTCCTGGTACTCGTCCACGAGCACGTGCGTCCACAGGGTCCGGTACCACTCCCGCGCCTCCCGCGAAGTCTCGAGGAGTCGGACGACGAGGAGGAGCAGATCATCGAAATCGACGCCTCCCGCGGCCTTGAGCCGTTCTTCATAGACGCGATAGAGCTGGGCCATGCGCTCCTCGCGCGGAGTGCGGGCCAGCCGCTCGACCTCTTCCACGGCGAGCATGTGGTTCTTGGCGTGGCTGATGCGGTGGACCACCGAGGCGGGCGTGGTCTGGCGCTCGTCCATGTCGAGCTCGCGCATCGCCTCCTTGACGATGGTGAGCCGATCGTCCTCGTCGTAGATCACGAAGGAGGGGGGCAGGCCCACGAGGGCGGCGCGCGCGCGCAGGATGCGCACGCACGTCGAGTGGAAGGTGGCGATGAGGGGGGGCCGGATGCCCGCGGGCACGACCAGATCCTCCACGCGCCGACGCATCTCCCCCGCCGCCTTGTTCGTGAAGGTGACGGCGAGGACGTGGCGCGGGTCTATGCCTTCGACGCCGAGAAGCCACGCGATCCGGTGGGCGATCACCCGCGTCTTGCCGCTGCCCGCGCCGGCCAGGACCAGCACGGGCCCCTTGGTCGCCTGGACGGCTTGACGCTGGACGGGATTGAGCGAGGCAAGGATGGTCTCGGGAGCGACGGTGCCGCGCATGGAAGCTCACGATATCACAGGGGCGGCCGCGCCGCCCCGCTCCGCTCCGCTCAGACTAGACGTGCGTACTGGGCCAAGTTGCGAGCCAGATTTACCCAGCCCTCGCCTCGGCCTTCGCCCTCAGCTCGAAGAACCACGCCCGAGGGAGCCTGCAACGCGAGGCGTACCGTATGTACGTTGAGCGTTGCAGGCGACCGAGAACGTGGGATTTCGAGCTGAGCGGCCCAGCCGCGAGGCGAGAGCTGAGTAGAGTTGGCGAAGTAAATTGGCCCAGTACGCTACTCGACGGTGACGGACTTGGCGAGGTTGCGCGGCTGGTCGACGTCGCGGCCGAGGCGAACCGCGAGATGGTAGGCCAGGAGCTGGAGGGGCACGGCCATGATGATGGGGGAGAGGAGCTCGGCGGAGACGGGCACGGTGAGCACCCGCGAGACGCGCGCTACGATCTCCCGATCGCCCTCGTGGGCGAGGGCGATGACGCGCCCCTCGCGCGCGCGCACCTCCTCGATGGTGCCCATCATCCGATCGTACGAGCCGTCCCTCGGGGCGAGCGCCACCACCGGCATGCCGTCGTCGATGAGGGCGATGGGCCCGTGCTTCATCTCCCCGGCGGGGTAGCCCTCGGCGTGCAGATAGGAAAGCTCCTTGAGCTTGAGCGCGCCCTCGAGGGCCATGGGGTAGTGAATGCCCCGCCCGAGGAAGAGAAAGTTCTTGTAGCCGGCGAGGTCGCGGGCCAGCTCCGCGATGGCCGGCTCGCTCTCGAGGACGCGCTCGAGGAGGCGCGGCAGCTCGAGCAGGCCCTGGATGTGCTTGCGGCCATCCTCGGCCGGAATGGCCCCGCGCCGGCGGCCGAGCCAGAGGGCCAGGAGGTAGCAGGCGGTCAGGGTCACCGTGAAGGTCTTGGAGGAGGCGACGCCGATCTCGGGCCCCGCGTGCGTGTAGAGCAGCCCCGTGGACTCGCGGGCGAGGGCGGAGCCCACCACATTGGTGATGCCGACGATGGGGGCGCCCTTTTCACGCGCCGCCTTGACGGCGCCGAGCGTGTCCGCCGTCTCGCCAGATTGGGACAGCGCGACCACCAGCGTCTCGGGGCCGAGCACGGCGTCCCGGTAGCGGTATTCCGAGCCGAGGTCGACCTCCGCCGAGATCCCGGCCAGCCGCTCGATCAGGAAGCGCCCCACGAGCGCGGCGTGGTATGAGGTGCCGCAGGCGACCAGGACCACGCGCTGCAGTCTCTCCACGATCTCGGGATCGAGCCCGATGTCCGGCAGCACCACCGTGCCGCCCTCGGGGGAGACGCGGCCGCGGAGCGTGTCGGCCACCGCCCGCGGCTGCTCGTAGATCTCCTTGAGCATGAAGTGGCGGTATCCGCCCTTCTCCGCCAGGATCGGGTCCCAGAGGATGCGGGTGGGCGTGCGCGACACGGGCGCACCCGCGAGGTCGGTGATCTCGACTCCGTGGCGGGTGATGACCGCCACGTCGCCGTCTTCCAGGATCACCACGTCGCGCGTGTGGGCGAGCAGGGCGGGGATGTCGGAGGCGAGGAGCGTCTCTCCCTGCCCGAGCCCGACCACCACACTGCCCGCGCCGTGCTTGGCCGCCACCAGCCGGTCGGGCGTCTGCTTCGACAGCACCCCGATGGCATAGGATCCCGAAAGCTCGCGGAGGGCCCGGCGCACGGCCTCGTCGAGCCTCGGGGTATCGTGAAGGTGGCGCTCGATGAGGTGCGCGATCACCTCGGTATCGGTCTCCGACGTGAACACGTGTCCTTCCGCGGCCAGCCGCTCCTTGATGGGCAGGTAGTTCTCGATGATGCCGTTGTGCACGACCACGAGCGTGCCCGAGCCGTCGGTGTGCGGGTGGGCGTTGTCATCGGTGGGCCGGCCATGCGTCGCCCAGCGCGTGTGCCCGATGCCGATGCTGCCCTTGACCGGCCGCTCGCGCAGGATGCCCTCCAGCACCTTGATGCGGCCGGCCGCGCGCCGCACTTCGAGCCCCGCGGCGCCCAGCACGGCGATGCCCGCCGAGTCGTAGCCGCGGTACTCGAGACGCTTGAGGCCGTCCACGATGAGCCCCACCGCGTCCTTGTCGCCGATATAGCCGACGATGCCGCACATGGCTCAGGCCTTCCCCTCCGCCTTGCTCTTCTTTCCTTGTCGCTTGCGCGTGGCCCAGCCTTCGCGAATCTCTTGCTTGCCGCGCGCCACCGCGAGCGCCCCCGGAGGCACGTCCTTGGTGATCACGGAGCCCGCGCCGACATAGGCGCCCTCGCCGATGGTGACCGGGGCCACCAGGCTCGAGTTGGTCCCCACGAAGGCCCCGGCCCCGATCACCGTCTCGTGCTTGTGCACGCCGTCGTAGTTGCACGTGATGGCGCCCGCCCCGACGTTGGCGCCGGCGCCCACCGTCGCGTCGCCGACATAGGAGAGATGCGGCACCTTGGCGCCGCGCCCTATCCGCGACTTCTTGAGCTCGACGAAATTGCCGATGCGGGCGCCCACGCCGACGTGCGAGAGGGGCCGGAGATGGCAAAAGGGGCCGAGCTGGGCCTCGGCCTCGACGAGAGCCTCGGAGAGCACGCAGTACGGCCGGAGGGTGACGCGATCGCCGATGCGACTGGCGCTCACGTGACAGCCCGTGGCCACCGTGCACTCGGCCCCGATGGTCGTGGCGCCCTCCAGGATGACGCCAGGATAGATCACCGTGTCGGCGCCGACCGTCACCGTATCGTCCACGTAGGTCGCCGACGGATCCAGGATGGTCACCCCCGCGGCCATGAGGCGATCGAGCGTGCGCCGCCGGAGGACGGCCGCCACCTCCGCGAGCTGGCTCCGATCGTTGATGCCGAGGCATTCCCGGGGATCCGTCGCCTTGACCGCTTCGATGGTCGCCCCGCTTCGGGCCAGGATACCGATCACGTCGGTCAGGTAGTATTCGCCCTGCTCGTTCTGGGGCACGACCTGGCCGAGAGCGGACCAGAGAGACTTGGCGTCGAAGCAGTACACGCTGGTGCCGATCTCGTGGATGGCTCGCTGAGCGGGCGTGGCGTCTTTGTCCTCGACGATGCCCACGGGGCGGCCACCCTCACGGATGACTCGACCATAGCCCGTGGGATCCGGCAGCTCCGCCGTGAGCAGAGTGGCCGCCGCCCCCGTCTTCCCGTGATGCTCGACGAGGGCCTGGAGCATCTCCCGCGACATGAGGGGCTGATCCGCCGGCAGGACGAGGACGGCGCCCTCCCCGCAGGCGCCACGCGTCTGGAGCACCGCGTGCCCGGTGCCGAGCCGCTCCTTCTGCTCGACGTAGACGAGATCCTGCGCCTCGCCCACGGTGGCCCGGACCTCGGAAGCTCCGCGCCCGATGACCAGGACCACCTGCGCGCCGAGGGCGCGGCCGAGCCGCACCGGATAGTCGATGAGCGGGCGGCCGGACACGCGGTGAAGCGCCTTGGGAAGCTTCGAGCGCATGCGCTTCGAATCGCCGGCCGCCAGGATCACCGCAGTGAGCACGCTCATGACCGTGAACTAGGTTAGCACGGGGCGTGCCAAGCATCGGAGACCCCGCACGGTGGGCTGCAAGTGACGGGTTGACGAGACCTTATCGACCGCCGTCGACATGCCAAGGGGTATGTGGGGGATCACCGAGGACGAAGATGAGACAGGATCCTGACAATCCTGGTGGGTAGAGGAGACGCGAGCTCCACCAGCTCGCCCGTGACGGGATGGAGAAACGACAGCCCGGCGGCATGGAGCGCCACGCCCTCCAGACCCCGCACGAGCTCCTCGGGCAGCGTCTCGCCGGACCGCGCGCGACGGCCGCCATAGGTCTCGTCACCGAGGAGGGGGTGGCCCATCGACGCCAGATGCACCCTGATCTGATGCGTGCGCCCCGTCTCGAGCCGGCACTCGAGAAAGGTCGCGGTCCGAAAGCGCTCGAGCACGTGAAAGCGGGTGACGGCCCGCCGGCCCGTCCCCTCCCGCGCCACCGCCATACGCACTCGCGACTTGGGATCGCGGGTGAGCGGGGCGTCGATCACGCCGTCCTCTCGCCGGATCACGCCGTAGGCGAGGCAGAGATACCGCCGCGAGACGGTGCGGCGCTGGAGCTGCGCGGTGAGCGAGTCATAGGCCTGAGGCGTCTTGGCCAGCGCGATCAGCCCCGAGGTGCCCTTGTCGAGTCTATGCACGATGCCGGGCCGCCGGGGACCGCCCACCCCCGCCAGACCCGGCGCATGCGCCAGGGCGGCGGCGGCCAGTGTTCCCGAGCGCGCGCCCGCGCCCGGATGCGTCACCATACCCGCCGGCTTGTCCACGACAAGGACGTGGTCGTCCTCGAAGACAATGGTCAGGGGAATCGCCTCCGGGACCATCTCCTCGGGCGGGGGAGGCGGAATCTCGGCCTCCACCCGCTCTCCCGGACGGAGCCGGCGCGAGGCCTTGAGGGCGGGCGCATCGTCGACGCGGATGCGGCCCGCATCCACGAGCGCTTTGATGCGGGTGCGCGAGAGATCGGGCAGCCGCTCGGCGAGCCAGAGGTCGAGGCGCCGGCCCGCCTCGGCGCGTTCGACGGTGGCCGCCACGCGTCGGGCGGCCGCGCCCGTCATGCGCGCGGGGGCGAGGTCATCAGCATGCGCAGGGCCAGGAGGGCCACCCCCACGCTGATGGCGGAGTCCGCCACATTGAAGGCGGGCCAGTGCCAGCCGCGCCAGTAGAAATCGAGGAAATCCACGACGGCCCCGAAGCGCGCCCGGTCGATGAGGTTGCCGGCGGCTCCGCCGAAGATCAGTCCCATGGCGATGGCCGCCGGTTTCCCGCCATCCGGCAAGAGCCTCACCGCGAGAGCGGCGAGCACGCCCAGTGCGCCCAGAGACAGGACGGCCACCACCCACCGCCACGTCGGCGGCACCGCCGAGAGCATGCCGAAGGCCAGTCCGGGATTCATGATGAGCGTGAGCGAGAAGAATCCGTCGATCACCGGGAGGGGAACGCCGGAGGGCAGGCGGGTAAGGGCCAGCCACTTGGCCACCTGGTCGAGGATCACGACGATCCCCGCCAGGGCCGCCACGAGCTTCATGCGCGCGCGCGCACCACCGGCAGGCAGCGCCCGCACAGCGCCGGGTGGGCGGGATCGGCGCCCACGCCCTCGCTCCAGGTCCAGCAGCGCTCGCAGCGCTTCCAGCCGAGGGCGGCGGCGGGGATGACCTCGAGCACGAGCCCGGGAATGTCCTGGCCCTCGTAGCGGGTGACGCTGTCCGCGGGCGGGGCGGCGCTGAAGCGCACGGCCGACACGTTGAACAGGGTGGCGAGGAGCGCGTCGCCCTTGGTCTCGAGGAGCGGCCGCCACTCCTCCTCCGGAGCCGAGACGATGAAGACCACCGCGTCCACGGCCTTGCCGATCCGCCCCTGCTGGCGCGCCGCCTCGAGGGCCCGCGAGACCTCGCCGCGCACCTCGAGCAAGCGCTCCCACTCCCCGCGCAGCCGCTCGTTGATCCACTCCCCGCGCTCCTCGGGAAAGGTGACCAGATGCACGCTCTCGGGCTTGCCGCGGCCCGGGATGTGCGACCACACCTCGTCGGCCGTGAAGGTCAAGACGGGGGCCAGGAATCGCGCGAGGGCCGTGAGGATCTCGAAGCACACGGTCTGCGCCGCGCGACGCTTGGGATCGTCCGGAGCCGACACGTACAGCCGGTCCTTGATGATGTCGAGATAGAGAGCCGAGAGGTCCACCGCGCAGAAATTGTGCGCGGCGTGGAAGACCACGTGGAATTGATACTCCTCGTAGGCCCGCCGCGCGCGCGCGATGAGCTCGCCCAGGCGCAGGAGGGCCCAGCGATCGAGCTCCTCCATGCGGTCGTAGGAGACCCGATCGCGCTCGGGATCGAAATCGGCGAGGGTGCCGAGGAGGAACCGGCAGGTATTCCGGATGCGTCGATAGGCATCGGCGAGCCGGTTGAGGATCTCGTCGGAGAGTCGGACGTCCTCGGCATAGTCTTCGGCCGCGACCCAGAGACGCAGCACGTCGGCCCCGAACTTCGGCATGAGCTCGTCCGGGGCGATGTTGTTGCCCTGGGACTTCGACATCTTCCGGCCATCACCGTCCACCACGAATCCATGCGTGAGCACGGAGCCGTAGGGCGCGCGGTCGCGAGTGCCCACCGCCTCGAGCAGCGAGGAGTGGAACCACCCGCGGTGCTGGTCCGAGCCCTCCAGATACATCTCGGCCGGCCATCTCAGCTCCGGACGCTTCTCGAGCACGGCCGCGTGGCTGCAGCCCGAGTCGAACCAGACGTCCAGAATGTCGGTCTCCTTGCGGAACTCCCCCCCGCCGCATTTTCCGCAGGCCGTGCCCGCGGGCAGCAGGTCCTTGGCATCCCGCGCATACCACTCGTCGGCGCCCGTTCCCGCTTCCATGATGCCGGCCACGTGCTCCACCACGGCCTGGTCGAGCAGCAAGGTCTCACAGCCCGCGCAGTAGAAGGCCACGATGGGCACACCCCACACCCGCTGGCGCGAGATCACCCACTCGGGCCGATGGGCGACCATGTTGTAGATCCGCTCCTCGCCCCACGCGGGGATCCAGCGCACATGGTTCCGGATGGCGTCGAGGGCCCGCTGGCGCAGCCCGTTCTTGTCGAGCGCGATGAACCACTGTTCGGTCGCGCGGAAGAGCGTCGGGTTCTTGCACCGCCAGCAATGCGGATACGTATGCTCGACGACCACCTGGGCGACCAGGGCGTTCCGCGCGCGCAGGAGGTCGATGATCTTCGGATTGGCCTCCCACACCGTCATGCCCGCGAAGACCGCCACCTCGGGCAGGAAGCGCCCGTCGTCGTCCACGGGGTTGTAGATCTTGAGTCCCGCCTTGCGCCCGAGCTCGTAGTCCTCCTCGCCGTGACCGGGGGCGATGTGGACGAGCCCCGTGCCCGTGTCCATGGCCACGAAGTCCGCGCCGAGGACGGGCACCTCGCGATCGATCCACGGATGCCGCGCCACCGAGCCCACGAGCGCCTCACCGGGGAGGGCGACGTCGGTCGGCCGCGTCCGTCCCTGGAGACCCGGGAGGGCGGAGAAGGCCTCGGCGAGCGGGCGCGCCACCACGAGGGCCTCGCCGTCCACCTCCAGCGCCGTATAGGTCGCCCCCGGATGGACCGCGATGGCGAGGTTGGCGGGAAGCGTCCACGGAGTCGTGGTCCAGATGACCAGAGACGCGCGCCGGTTCCCCAGAGCTCGCTTCAGCTCAGCCGAGGGCGAGACGAGCGGGAACTTGACGTAGACCGAGGGCGTGGTCTGCTCCTCGTACTCGACCTCGGCCTGGGCCAGGGCCGTCTTGCAGTACATGCACCAGTGCACGGGCTTGAGGCCCTTGTGCACGAGACCGCGTCCGACGAAGCGCCCGAACTCACGCACGATGGTCGCCTGGTAGGCCGGCGCCATGGTCCGGTATGGATCCTCCCAGTCGCCGAAGATACCCAGGCGCTTGAACTCCTCGCGCTGGATGTCGATGAACTTGGCGGCGTACTCGCGACAGCGCCGCCGCTTCTCGATCGGGTCCATGGCCTGTCGCACGTCCACGCTCGCCGTGTCGAGGCCGAGCTCCATGTCCACCTGGTGCTCGATGGGCAGCCCGTGGCAGTCCCAGCCCGGCACGTACGGCGAATTGTGTCCCAGCATGCTCCGGGACTTGACGACGAAGTCCTTCAACACCTTGTTGAGCAGGGTGCCCATGTGGATGTGGCCATTGGCATAAGGTGGGCCATCGTGGAGGATCCACAGCGGGCGCGTGGCCGACGCCTTGCGCAGACGTCCATAGATGTCCATCTCCTCCCAACGCTTGAGCATGTCGGGCTCGAGCTTGGGCAGATTGGCCTTCATGGGGAAGGACGTCTTCGGAAGGTTCAGGGTGTCCTTGTAGTCCATTGAGGTCAAAACGTAACACCGATAGGCGTTTAGGGCAAGGAACGCCCCTCGGGCTACGCCCAAAATTCTGCCGACAGAGGCCGCTCGGCGCCTTTCGTGGCGGCGCACAATCCGCCGACACAGGTTCCTCGACGTCTTTCGTGGCGGCGCACAATCCGCCGACATCGGCCTCTCGATGTCTTTCGTGGCGTCCACTCAGAGGTTCTCCGAGGTAAGCCGACCTTCCCCCGTGAGGGGGACATCATGAACCGTGAAAACGTGAAGCCAATGCAGAGCACCCGGGCCACCTGGGGTCTCTTCCTGTTCTTGGGATTGCTGATCTTCTCTGGTTGCGCCTCGGTGGGATCAAGCTCCCAGTCCGCCGGTCAACCGATGGTCTTCCAGAAGGGGCAGGTTGCTCCGCAGGCGTATCTCTCGTCCGTCATCGTCGTCAAGGGCGGCTGCCAGCCCTTCGGTGCGGCCTGCACCATCGCCGGTCCGACGGGCGCCACCATCATCCTGCCGCGGGTAGAAGGCATGCCGGAGTGGCTGTACGAGGTCTTCGCCCACGAGATGTGCCACGCGCTGGCCGGGGTGAAGGGGCACACGGGCAAGGCCGACCCCTGTCACAACGAAGACGGCGGCGTCATCCGCGCCCACGCGGCCCAGGTAGACCTGACAAGCTTCCGCCCCCGCTAGCAGGCGGGCTGAAAAAGGCCCATCTGCGGCGATGAGCGCTTGCGCGAAGAGACCCCCTGCTCAATCAAAGTGATTCGCCGCCAAGTGACTCAATGACGGCGCCCTCGGTCGCACGCTCAACGTACAGAGAGTACGCCTCGCGTGCGGATCGACTCAGCCCTCGTCTCGCGTCGGCCAGGGGCCGGCGCTCAACTCGAAGGGCGGGGCGCCGCCTCGCATCTGGACCTTTTTGAGCCGCCTGCGCAGTAGGCGGAGAGCGTAATCAGGCGGGGCGAAGCTGCCTCAGACCTTCGGTCTGCTTGGCCTTGCAGGCTGGACAGATGGCATGCGTGAACTGCAGGCCTGAGCGCTTGCCCAGATAGCTCTCCACCTTCTCCCAGAAGTTTCCATCGCTCCGGACCTGCCGGCACCACGCGCAGATGGGAATGAGGCCCTGGAGCTGCTGGACGTGGGCGAGCGATTCCTCGAGGGCGAGGATGCGATCGGCCAGCTGCTGCTGCAGGGTCACCATCCGCACTCCGACGGAGACACGGGCCCGCAATTCCTCGGCCTCGAACGGCTTCGTGATGTAGTCGTCCGCTCCGGCTTCGAAGGCCGTCACCAGGTCGTCCATCTGGCCTCTCGACGTCAACACGATGAGGTAGGTGGGGACGGCCGCGCCCGCCTCTCGGACCTTGCCGCACACCTCCAATCCCGTCATCTTGGGCATCATCCAGTCCAGGATCGCGAGGGAGGGAGCCTCCGGGCTGCTCAAGATCTGCCAGGCTTCGGAGCCGCTGGCCGCCGCCACCAGCTCATGGCCTGCCTTGGCGAGGATCACCTCGAGCATGCGGCGCGTGAGCCGATCGTCGTCGGCGATCAGGATCTTCACCGGGTCCGCCTCACAGACTCTTCCAATCGAAAGAGCTGAGAAAGGCGGCGGCCCTCGTGATCTCCAGCTCGAAGGCGTCGCAGACAGTGGCCGCTTCCCCGAGCTGGCCGGCCCGGCCCATGGTCTCGAGCTCTCCGGCCAGCGCGAGCGCCTTCTCGGCGCAAAGGACCCCGAGCGGACCTCGCAGGCTGTGGGCCGACCGGAACGTCTCCTGACCGTCGCCGCGCCGGATGGCCGCCGTCAGGAACGCCACACGCTCTGACAGATCTTCCAGGAAGGTGTCGACCAGCTCTTTCAGGAGATCCTTGTCGCCTTCGACTCGGCCGAGGGCGAGCGACATCCGCACCGGCGCGTCGTCCACCTGTCCCGCGGTCCGCCCCGGCATCTCGCCCTCCCATGAGTCGAGCAAAGAGAAGTTGGATTGGCCCATGGAGATTGTGCACTGCCGGTGCCAAGCTCGACTCGCCAGGGTTATTGATGAGTTCGCCGACTCGGTCGACGGACCTTGACGGAAGGCGGCACGACCGGTGACGAGGAATGCCACTTCCGTCAGCTCGTGACGGCCGGGCTCTTCTTCAGCCGCCTGCTCAGCAGCGGGTGACGTGAGCGGAGACGGCGAGCCAGGTCCCGTTGCGGCGCGCCCAGATGTCCGTGTAGCGGCCGGCGCCGGGTTGGCCGTCGGGACGCGCGTAGGTGGTGCGGGCGTGGATGATGGCGATGTCGCCCATGAGGCGGATGTTGACGTCGTGGGCCTGGAGGTTCGAGATCTTCACGGGCTGCGCCGTCTGCTTCAGGAAGGCCTCGCGATCGATGAGGGTGCCGTTGGGATTGGAGCACAGGAAGTCCTCGGCCAGGATCTGGTCGAAGCGGCGGACGTCGCCGGCCTGCACGGAATTGATGTAGTCGCGGTTCAGAGTCTGCAGGACTTCGAGATCTGACCGGGACGCGGTGGTGGTGGCCATCTGATCTCCCTCCAGCGCCTCGCTACCGTTTGGCGGCAGGCGGGCGGCGAATCTCCTCGATGGCCCGCGCGTAGCCCGAGCGGAGCACGGCCGTGTCCGAGGAGTAGTTGACGATGGTGGCGCCGAGGGCGATCATCTCGCGCACGCCCTCCACGCTGTCGATGGCCATGGAGACCACCTTGCCGTGCTTGCGCGCGGCCTCGGCCAGACGGACGCGGTAGTCGCGCAGCGCGTCCTTCTGGGCGGGCGTGCCGAGCACGCCCAGGTCCTGGGCCAGATCGGTCGGCCCGATGGTCAGCGCGTCGATGCCCGGCACCGAGGCGATCTCGTCCAGCCGCTCGAAGGCCTTCTTCGTCTCGAGCATGGCCGTGACGTGCACGCGCGCGTTCGCGGTCGCCATGTGCTCGCCCGGCGGTGACGTGCGGTACTGCGTGTGGGGGCCGAAGCCGTACATGCCGCGCTCGCCCAGGGGGGCGTAGCGACTGCACGCGGCCACGGCCGCCGCCTGCTCCGGCGTGTCGATCTGCGGGATGTGAAGGTTCCACACGCCCGCGTCGAGCAGCCGCGTCACCCACTCACGATTGCCTTCGGGAGGACGCACCACCATGGGAAAGTCGAGCGCGCGCGCCAGCGTCGCCATGTCGGCGACCGTCTCCATCGAGAAGGGCGAGTGCTCCATGTCGACGCGGACGAAGTCGAGACCCGCCGCCTGGAGCAGGGTGAGCACGGCGGGTGTCCGGATCATGGTCACCCACGTGCCAATCTGCACCTCGCCGCGCTCGGCGCGGGAGCGATACTTGTTTTCATTCATGTCTCTGGCCTCGCTTGTTCATGAACGCACCCGGGTCCTGTACTCCCCCTGATCCACTCAGCCCTCGCCTCGCGGCTGCGCCGCTCAACTCGAACTGCGGCCCGCTCCCCCGCGACGGGGGAGAGGGATAAAAACAGCCTCGCCGTGCTGCACTCGTCTTTCCGATCCCTCTCCCCCATTGGGGGAGAGGGCAGGGTGAGGGGGAGCGCCTGCTCACCCACAATCTAGTCTAGGGCCCTAGCTCACCCCGTCACCGCGCCCGCGACGATGGCCGCCTTGCCCTCGACGCGCTTCGCCGTCTCCGGCAAGCTACCGCGCTCGTACTCGGTACGCAAGGCCGCCGAGAAGAAGGGTCACTTGTCAGGAGCCGCAGAGGCAGGAGAGAATCACGCCCGTCGCATCATATTCCGACCGGAGCCGAGGCAAAGGGACATGAGAACTGGTGCGGAGTACCGAGAGGCCTTGCGAGATGGGCGCAGGGTCTATGTCATGGGCGAAGGCTTGATCGAGGACGTCACCGTGCATCCGGCCACCCGCGCCATGGTGGACGAGTACGTCGCCTGGTACGACCGCCACTTCGACCCCGCCTGGCAAGACATCGTCCTCGCGCCGCCCGACTCAGAGGGCAAGCGCGCGCCGTGGGCCTACGCGTTGCCGACGAGCGCCGCCGATCTACGCGCCATGGGTCGGTGCTACTCCGCCACCACCTTCCTGAGCGCCGGTAACATCACGCACACGCCGGCCTACGGCAACCTCATCGCGCTCGGCATCCTCGACGCCGTCCAGCAGCGGTTCGTCTCACGCGAGCAGATCGTCAACATCTCGGAATACCGCCGTCTGATCGGCCGGACCGGACGGTTCCTCACCTTCTC includes the following:
- a CDS encoding aldolase/citrate lyase family protein; this encodes MNENKYRSRAERGEVQIGTWVTMIRTPAVLTLLQAAGLDFVRVDMEHSPFSMETVADMATLARALDFPMVVRPPEGNREWVTRLLDAGVWNLHIPQIDTPEQAAAVAACSRYAPLGERGMYGFGPHTQYRTSPPGEHMATANARVHVTAMLETKKAFERLDEIASVPGIDALTIGPTDLAQDLGVLGTPAQKDALRDYRVRLAEAARKHGKVVSMAIDSVEGVREMIALGATIVNYSSDTAVLRSGYARAIEEIRRPPAAKR
- a CDS encoding response regulator, with amino-acid sequence MKILIADDDRLTRRMLEVILAKAGHELVAAASGSEAWQILSSPEAPSLAILDWMMPKMTGLEVCGKVREAGAAVPTYLIVLTSRGQMDDLVTAFEAGADDYITKPFEAEELRARVSVGVRMVTLQQQLADRILALEESLAHVQQLQGLIPICAWCRQVRSDGNFWEKVESYLGKRSGLQFTHAICPACKAKQTEGLRQLRPA
- a CDS encoding nuclear transport factor 2 family protein, whose amino-acid sequence is MATTTASRSDLEVLQTLNRDYINSVQAGDVRRFDQILAEDFLCSNPNGTLIDREAFLKQTAQPVKISNLQAHDVNIRLMGDIAIIHARTTYARPDGQPGAGRYTDIWARRNGTWLAVSAHVTRC
- the ileS gene encoding isoleucine--tRNA ligase — encoded protein: MDYKDTLNLPKTSFPMKANLPKLEPDMLKRWEEMDIYGRLRKASATRPLWILHDGPPYANGHIHMGTLLNKVLKDFVVKSRSMLGHNSPYVPGWDCHGLPIEHQVDMELGLDTASVDVRQAMDPIEKRRRCREYAAKFIDIQREEFKRLGIFGDWEDPYRTMAPAYQATIVREFGRFVGRGLVHKGLKPVHWCMYCKTALAQAEVEYEEQTTPSVYVKFPLVSPSAELKRALGNRRASLVIWTTTPWTLPANLAIAVHPGATYTALEVDGEALVVARPLAEAFSALPGLQGRTRPTDVALPGEALVGSVARHPWIDREVPVLGADFVAMDTGTGLVHIAPGHGEEDYELGRKAGLKIYNPVDDDGRFLPEVAVFAGMTVWEANPKIIDLLRARNALVAQVVVEHTYPHCWRCKNPTLFRATEQWFIALDKNGLRQRALDAIRNHVRWIPAWGEERIYNMVAHRPEWVISRQRVWGVPIVAFYCAGCETLLLDQAVVEHVAGIMEAGTGADEWYARDAKDLLPAGTACGKCGGGEFRKETDILDVWFDSGCSHAAVLEKRPELRWPAEMYLEGSDQHRGWFHSSLLEAVGTRDRAPYGSVLTHGFVVDGDGRKMSKSQGNNIAPDELMPKFGADVLRLWVAAEDYAEDVRLSDEILNRLADAYRRIRNTCRFLLGTLADFDPERDRVSYDRMEELDRWALLRLGELIARARRAYEEYQFHVVFHAAHNFCAVDLSALYLDIIKDRLYVSAPDDPKRRAAQTVCFEILTALARFLAPVLTFTADEVWSHIPGRGKPESVHLVTFPEERGEWINERLRGEWERLLEVRGEVSRALEAARQQGRIGKAVDAVVFIVSAPEEEWRPLLETKGDALLATLFNVSAVRFSAAPPADSVTRYEGQDIPGLVLEVIPAAALGWKRCERCWTWSEGVGADPAHPALCGRCLPVVRARA
- a CDS encoding Hpt domain-containing protein is translated as MPGRTAGQVDDAPVRMSLALGRVEGDKDLLKELVDTFLEDLSERVAFLTAAIRRGDGQETFRSAHSLRGPLGVLCAEKALALAGELETMGRAGQLGEAATVCDAFELEITRAAAFLSSFDWKSL